From Streptomyces durmitorensis, a single genomic window includes:
- a CDS encoding LLM class F420-dependent oxidoreductase, which yields MQLSAPLAYAGDPRQAADDVAALESAGLDAVWVAEAYGFDSPTIMGYLAARTERMKIGAAILNVYSRTPALIAQTAAGLDAISGGRAIIGLGASGPQVVEGWHGKPYDKPLARTREAIELTRRILRREVIDHHGITDMPLPEEKGGKLGKPLKILTKPVRSEVPLYVASLGPANVRMTAEIADGWLPTLFIPEKAHQVWGAPLAEGKEKRDPALGPLQTVAGGLLAIGDDAAAVRDFARPQIALYVGGMGAVGKNFYNDLAVAYGYEKEAKLIQELYLSGKKKEAEAAVPAEFCELMSLCGPESYVRERVEAFREAGVDMLNVIPVGPEPAKSIETVKGWL from the coding sequence ATGCAACTCTCCGCACCTCTCGCCTACGCGGGCGACCCGCGACAGGCCGCCGACGACGTGGCGGCCCTGGAGTCCGCCGGTCTGGACGCCGTCTGGGTGGCGGAGGCCTACGGCTTCGACTCGCCCACCATCATGGGCTACCTGGCCGCGCGCACCGAGCGTATGAAGATCGGCGCCGCGATCCTCAACGTCTACTCGCGCACCCCCGCCCTCATCGCCCAGACCGCCGCCGGACTCGACGCGATCTCCGGCGGCCGGGCGATCATCGGACTCGGCGCATCGGGCCCGCAGGTCGTCGAGGGCTGGCACGGAAAGCCGTACGACAAGCCCCTGGCCCGCACCCGCGAGGCGATCGAGCTGACCCGCCGCATCCTGCGCCGCGAGGTCATCGACCACCATGGCATCACGGACATGCCGCTGCCCGAGGAGAAGGGCGGCAAGCTGGGCAAGCCGCTGAAGATCCTCACCAAGCCGGTGCGTTCCGAAGTGCCGCTGTACGTCGCCTCCCTGGGCCCGGCCAACGTCCGCATGACCGCCGAGATCGCCGACGGCTGGCTGCCCACCCTGTTCATCCCGGAGAAGGCCCACCAGGTGTGGGGCGCTCCGCTCGCCGAGGGCAAGGAGAAGCGCGATCCGGCGCTCGGACCGTTGCAGACGGTCGCGGGCGGACTGCTCGCCATCGGTGACGACGCGGCGGCCGTACGGGATTTCGCCCGGCCCCAGATCGCCCTCTACGTAGGCGGCATGGGAGCGGTGGGGAAGAACTTCTACAACGACCTCGCGGTCGCGTACGGCTACGAGAAGGAAGCCAAGCTCATCCAGGAGCTGTATCTCTCGGGCAAGAAGAAGGAGGCCGAGGCCGCCGTCCCGGCCGAGTTCTGCGAGCTCATGTCGCTGTGCGGCCCGGAGAGCTACGTCCGCGAGCGCGTCGAGGCCTTCCGCGAGGCGGGCGTCGACATGCTCAACGTCATTCCCGTCGGCCCCGAGCCGGCCAAGTCGATCGAAACCGTCAAGGGCTGGCTCTAG
- a CDS encoding MmcQ/YjbR family DNA-binding protein has protein sequence MTVSKSALRTWERVRDFALGMPGAAEEFPWGESVAKVNKKVFVFLGMDDGSYPLGITVKLTDEAAHAHALTAPGAEPAGYGLGKAGWVRVPLEEKGAPAADLLCDWVEESYRTIATKKRVAELDARAS, from the coding sequence ATGACTGTCTCGAAGAGTGCCCTGCGGACGTGGGAACGGGTGCGCGACTTCGCGCTCGGCATGCCGGGCGCCGCCGAGGAGTTCCCGTGGGGCGAGAGCGTCGCCAAGGTCAACAAGAAGGTGTTCGTCTTCCTCGGAATGGACGACGGCAGCTATCCCCTGGGCATCACCGTCAAGCTCACCGACGAGGCGGCGCACGCCCACGCCCTGACGGCGCCGGGCGCGGAACCCGCGGGGTACGGCCTGGGCAAGGCGGGCTGGGTGCGCGTCCCCCTGGAGGAGAAGGGCGCACCGGCCGCCGATCTGCTCTGCGACTGGGTCGAGGAGAGCTACCGCACGATCGCCACGAAGAAGCGCGTCGCGGAACTGGACGCCCGCGCCTCGTGA
- a CDS encoding saccharopine dehydrogenase family protein, whose product MTSQNGNGNGKERAEDRTYDIVLFGATGFVGVLTAEYLAAHAPEGLRWAIAGRDTGKLERLRDKLAKAHPACAELPLVRADVADVASLREMAGHARVVATTVGPYLAYGQDLVAACADAGTDYVDLTGEPEFVDLVYVRHDARARETGARLVHSCGFDSVPHDLGAYFTVRQLPEGVPLRVDGFVRSNATFSGGTFASALAQFARGPQMLSAARDRRRHEPRLVDRKAYAPPSAPRYAGEVGAWALPLPTIDPQVVQRSARALERYGPDFRYRHYAAVKTLPFALGGAAAVTGLVAAAQLPPARRWLSSRLKPGEGPSEQRRAESWFSVRFVGEGGGKRVFTEVSGGDPGYDETAKMLAEAALCLAVDDDLPDVAGQLTTAVAMGDALTARLTAAGLRFRVAATR is encoded by the coding sequence ATGACCAGTCAGAACGGCAACGGCAACGGCAAGGAGCGTGCGGAGGACCGCACGTACGACATCGTCCTTTTCGGAGCGACCGGTTTCGTCGGTGTGCTCACCGCGGAGTACCTCGCCGCGCACGCGCCCGAAGGGCTGCGCTGGGCGATCGCGGGGCGCGACACCGGGAAGCTGGAGCGGCTGCGGGACAAGCTCGCGAAGGCCCATCCGGCCTGCGCGGAACTCCCCCTCGTCCGCGCGGACGTGGCGGACGTGGCGTCCCTGCGGGAGATGGCCGGCCACGCGCGCGTGGTGGCCACGACCGTGGGCCCCTATCTCGCGTACGGCCAGGATCTCGTCGCCGCGTGCGCGGACGCGGGCACGGACTACGTGGACCTCACCGGTGAGCCGGAGTTCGTCGACCTCGTGTACGTGCGGCACGACGCCCGCGCGCGGGAGACGGGCGCACGCCTCGTGCACTCCTGCGGCTTCGACTCCGTCCCGCACGACCTGGGCGCGTACTTCACGGTGCGACAGCTCCCCGAGGGCGTACCGCTGCGCGTCGACGGGTTCGTGCGCAGCAACGCGACCTTCTCCGGGGGCACGTTCGCCTCCGCGCTCGCCCAGTTCGCACGCGGCCCGCAGATGCTGTCCGCCGCGCGGGACCGGCGGCGGCACGAGCCGCGCCTGGTGGACCGCAAGGCGTACGCGCCGCCTAGCGCGCCCCGGTACGCGGGCGAGGTCGGCGCCTGGGCCCTGCCCCTGCCGACGATCGACCCGCAGGTGGTGCAGCGCTCGGCGCGGGCCCTTGAGCGCTACGGGCCCGATTTCCGCTACCGGCACTACGCGGCGGTCAAGACCCTGCCGTTCGCCCTCGGCGGCGCGGCGGCTGTCACCGGCCTGGTGGCCGCGGCCCAACTGCCGCCCGCACGGCGGTGGTTGTCGTCGCGCCTGAAGCCCGGCGAGGGCCCGAGCGAGCAGCGGCGTGCGGAGAGCTGGTTCTCCGTGCGGTTCGTCGGCGAGGGCGGCGGCAAGCGGGTGTTCACCGAGGTCTCGGGCGGTGACCCGGGGTACGACGAGACGGCGAAGATGCTGGCCGAGGCGGCGCTGTGCCTGGCCGTCGACGACGACCTGCCGGACGTGGCCGGGCAGCTGACCACCGCCGTGGCGATGGGCGACGCGCTCACCGCGCGGCTGACGGCGGCGGGGCTCAGGTTCCGGGTGGCGGCGACGCGGTAG
- a CDS encoding 3-hydroxyacyl-CoA dehydrogenase NAD-binding domain-containing protein, giving the protein MTQESTTIRWEMDATGILTLVLDDPNQSANTMNQGFKDSIAAIAERAEAEKDSIRGIIYTSAKKTFFAGGDLKDMMQAGPENAQDAFEAGVAIKASLRRIETLGKPVVAAINGAALGGGYEIALASHHRVALDAPGSKIGLPEVTLGLLPAGGGVTRTVRLMGIADALLKVLLQGTQYSPKRALENGLIHEVAATREEMIEKARAFIDANPESAQPWDKPGYRIPGGTPANPKFAANLPAFPANLKKQINGAPYPAPRNILAAAVEGSQVDFETALTIEARYFTELVTGQTAKNMIQAFFFDLQAVNSGANRPKGIEPRPVRKAAVLGAGMMGAGIAYSCARAGIEVVLKDVSAEAAAKGKAYSEKLCAKAVQRGRTTQEKADALLARITPTADPQDLAGCDAVIEAVFEDTSLKHKVFQEIQDVIEPDALLCSNTSTLPITQLAEGVTRPVDFIGLHFFSPVDKMPLVEIIKGERTGDEALARAFDLVRQISKTPIVVNDSRGFFTSRVIGHFINEGVAMVGEGIEPASIEQAAAQAGYPAKVLSLMDELTLTLPRKIRNETKRAVEEAGGTWAGHPSDSVIDRMVDEFERPGRSGGAGFYDYVDGKRAGLWPGLREHFTKAGTEIPFEDMQERMLFSEALDTVRLVEEGVLTSVADANIGSIFGIGFPGWTGGVLQYINGYEGGLPGFVARARELADRYGERFTPPALLVEKADRGEKFSDN; this is encoded by the coding sequence ATGACGCAAGAAAGCACCACCATCCGCTGGGAAATGGACGCCACCGGCATCCTCACCCTCGTCCTCGACGACCCCAACCAGTCCGCGAACACCATGAACCAGGGGTTCAAGGACTCCATCGCGGCGATCGCCGAGCGCGCGGAGGCCGAGAAGGACTCCATCCGCGGCATCATCTACACCTCCGCCAAGAAGACCTTCTTCGCGGGCGGTGACCTCAAGGACATGATGCAGGCGGGCCCCGAGAACGCGCAGGACGCGTTCGAGGCGGGCGTCGCCATCAAGGCCTCCCTGCGCCGCATCGAGACCCTGGGCAAGCCGGTCGTCGCCGCGATCAACGGCGCGGCCCTCGGCGGCGGTTACGAGATCGCCCTGGCCAGCCACCACCGCGTCGCGCTCGACGCGCCCGGATCCAAGATCGGCCTGCCCGAGGTCACCCTCGGCCTGCTCCCGGCGGGCGGCGGCGTGACCCGCACGGTGCGCCTCATGGGCATCGCGGACGCGCTCCTCAAGGTGCTCCTCCAGGGCACCCAGTACTCCCCGAAGCGCGCCCTGGAGAACGGCCTGATCCACGAAGTGGCCGCCACCCGCGAGGAGATGATCGAGAAGGCCCGCGCCTTCATCGACGCCAACCCCGAGTCGGCGCAGCCCTGGGACAAGCCCGGCTACCGCATCCCCGGCGGCACCCCGGCCAACCCGAAGTTCGCGGCGAACCTGCCCGCCTTCCCGGCCAACCTCAAGAAGCAGATCAACGGCGCCCCCTACCCGGCCCCGCGCAACATCCTCGCGGCCGCCGTCGAGGGCTCGCAGGTCGACTTCGAGACCGCGCTGACCATCGAGGCCCGGTACTTCACCGAGCTGGTCACCGGGCAGACCGCGAAGAACATGATCCAGGCGTTCTTCTTCGACCTCCAGGCCGTCAACTCCGGCGCCAACCGGCCCAAGGGCATCGAGCCGCGCCCGGTCCGCAAGGCCGCCGTGCTCGGCGCCGGGATGATGGGCGCGGGCATCGCCTACTCGTGCGCCCGCGCGGGCATCGAGGTCGTCCTGAAGGACGTCTCCGCCGAGGCCGCCGCCAAGGGCAAGGCCTACTCCGAGAAGCTGTGCGCCAAGGCGGTTCAGCGGGGGCGTACGACCCAGGAGAAGGCCGACGCGCTGCTCGCCCGCATCACGCCGACCGCCGACCCGCAGGACCTCGCGGGCTGCGACGCCGTGATCGAGGCCGTCTTCGAGGACACCTCGCTCAAGCACAAGGTGTTCCAGGAGATCCAGGACGTCATCGAGCCCGACGCGCTGCTGTGCTCCAACACCTCGACGCTGCCGATCACCCAGCTCGCCGAGGGCGTCACGCGGCCGGTCGACTTCATCGGCCTGCACTTCTTCTCGCCCGTCGACAAGATGCCGCTCGTCGAGATCATCAAGGGCGAGCGGACCGGGGACGAGGCCCTTGCGCGCGCCTTCGACCTCGTACGCCAGATCAGCAAGACGCCGATCGTCGTCAACGACTCGCGCGGCTTCTTCACCTCGCGCGTGATCGGGCACTTCATCAACGAAGGCGTCGCGATGGTCGGCGAGGGCATCGAGCCCGCGTCGATCGAGCAGGCGGCGGCCCAGGCGGGCTACCCGGCGAAGGTCCTCTCCCTGATGGACGAGCTGACCCTCACCCTGCCGCGCAAGATCCGCAACGAGACCAAGCGCGCCGTCGAGGAGGCAGGCGGCACCTGGGCCGGGCACCCCTCGGACTCCGTCATCGACCGCATGGTGGACGAGTTCGAGCGTCCCGGCAGGAGCGGGGGAGCGGGCTTCTACGACTACGTGGACGGCAAGCGCGCCGGCCTGTGGCCGGGCCTGCGCGAGCACTTCACCAAGGCGGGCACGGAGATCCCGTTCGAGGACATGCAGGAGCGCATGCTCTTCTCGGAGGCGCTCGACACCGTGCGCCTGGTGGAGGAGGGCGTCCTCACGTCCGTCGCGGACGCCAACATCGGTTCCATCTTCGGCATCGGCTTCCCCGGCTGGACCGGCGGCGTGCTCCAGTACATCAACGGCTACGAAGGCGGCCTGCCCGGGTTCGTGGCTCGCGCGCGCGAGCTGGCCGACCGCTACGGCGAGCGGTTCACGCCGCCCGCGCTGCTGGTCGAAAAGGCCGACAGGGGCGAGAAGTTCAGCGACAACTGA
- a CDS encoding YciI family protein encodes MFVLELTYTAPVSAVDKELEAHVAWLDQLYAQGVFIASGRKNPRDGGVILAVADDRAAIEEIAASDPFVRAEVCEYRITEFIATKTAPELAPYRQQLP; translated from the coding sequence ATGTTCGTTCTCGAGTTGACCTACACCGCGCCCGTGTCCGCCGTCGACAAGGAGCTTGAGGCCCATGTGGCCTGGCTCGACCAGTTGTACGCGCAGGGCGTCTTCATCGCCTCCGGGCGCAAGAACCCGCGCGACGGCGGCGTGATCCTCGCCGTGGCCGACGACCGTGCGGCGATCGAGGAGATCGCGGCGAGCGATCCGTTCGTACGCGCGGAGGTCTGCGAGTACCGCATCACCGAGTTCATCGCCACGAAGACGGCCCCCGAACTCGCCCCTTACCGGCAGCAGCTGCCCTAG
- a CDS encoding CaiB/BaiF CoA transferase family protein, whose product MAVPDKGVRGPLAGVRVVELAGIGPGPFAAMLLADLGADVVRVDRPGGGGLAINPEYDVTNRNKRSVIVDLKAADGADRVLDLVARADVLIEGYRPGVAERLGVGPADCHARNPRLVYGRMTGWGQEGPLAQRAGHDIAYIAITGTLGMIGNPGEPPTVPANLVGDYAGGSLYLVVGILAALHHAREHGSGQVVDAAIVDGTAHLTSMIHGMLAAGGWQDRRGANLLDGGCPFYGNYETADGGYMAVGALEQQFYDEFSELLGLTGQAPERKDLARWGELREAVAARFKARTREEWTAVFEGSDACVAPVLSLSEAPGHPHLAARGTFVDHGGITQPAPAPRFSATPTDVRSGPAQPGADTEDVARDWDVPALMSIPTKEDD is encoded by the coding sequence ATGGCAGTGCCGGACAAGGGCGTTCGCGGACCGCTCGCCGGGGTGCGCGTGGTCGAGCTGGCGGGCATCGGGCCCGGCCCGTTCGCGGCCATGCTCCTCGCCGACCTCGGCGCCGACGTCGTGCGCGTCGACCGACCGGGCGGCGGCGGTCTCGCGATCAATCCCGAGTACGACGTCACCAACCGCAACAAACGCTCCGTGATCGTCGACCTCAAGGCGGCGGACGGCGCGGACCGCGTCCTCGACCTGGTCGCCCGCGCCGACGTCCTCATCGAGGGCTACCGCCCCGGCGTCGCCGAGCGCCTCGGCGTCGGGCCCGCGGACTGTCACGCCCGCAACCCGAGGCTCGTCTACGGACGGATGACCGGCTGGGGCCAGGAGGGCCCGCTCGCCCAGCGCGCCGGGCACGACATCGCGTACATCGCGATCACCGGCACCCTCGGCATGATCGGCAACCCCGGCGAGCCGCCCACCGTCCCCGCCAACCTCGTCGGCGACTACGCGGGCGGCTCCCTCTACCTCGTCGTCGGCATCCTCGCGGCCCTGCACCACGCGCGCGAGCACGGCAGCGGCCAGGTCGTGGACGCCGCGATCGTCGACGGCACCGCCCACCTCACGTCGATGATCCACGGCATGCTCGCGGCCGGCGGCTGGCAGGACCGGCGCGGCGCCAACCTCCTGGACGGCGGCTGCCCGTTCTACGGCAACTACGAAACGGCCGACGGCGGTTACATGGCCGTCGGCGCCCTTGAGCAGCAGTTCTACGACGAGTTCAGCGAACTGCTCGGCCTGACAGGACAGGCACCCGAGCGCAAGGACCTCGCCCGCTGGGGCGAGCTGCGCGAGGCGGTCGCCGCCCGCTTCAAGGCGCGGACGCGCGAGGAGTGGACGGCCGTCTTCGAAGGCTCCGACGCGTGCGTCGCGCCCGTGCTCTCGCTGTCCGAGGCCCCCGGCCACCCGCATCTCGCCGCCCGCGGCACCTTCGTCGACCACGGCGGCATCACCCAGCCCGCCCCCGCGCCCCGCTTCTCCGCGACCCCGACGGACGTCCGCAGCGGCCCCGCACAGCCCGGCGCGGACACCGAGGACGTGGCCCGCGACTGGGACGTACCGGCCCTGATGAGCATCCCCACGAAGGAAGACGACTGA
- a CDS encoding acetyl-CoA C-acetyltransferase: MTTEAYVYDAIRTPRGRGKANGALHGTKPIDLVVGLIHEIRARFPDLDPAAVDDIVLGVVGPVGDQGSDIARIAAIAAGLPDTVAGVQENRFCASGLEAVNMAAMKVRSGWEDLVLAGGVESMSRVPMASDGGAWFADPMTNYETGFVPQGIGADLIATVEGYSRRDVDEYAALSQERAAAAWKDNRFEKSVVPVKDRSGLVVLDHDEYMRPGTTADSLAKLKPSFKDIGDLGGFDAVALQKYHWVEKIDHVHHAGNSSGIVDGAALVAIGTKEVGERYGLAPRARIVSAAVSGSEPTIMLTGPAPAARKALAKAGLTIDDIDLVEINEAFAAVVLRFVKDMGLSLDKVNVNGGAIALGHPLGATGAMILGTLVDELERRDLRYGLATLCVGGGMGIATIVERVSG, encoded by the coding sequence TTGACCACCGAAGCGTACGTATACGACGCGATCCGCACCCCGCGCGGACGCGGCAAGGCCAATGGCGCCCTGCACGGCACCAAGCCGATCGACCTGGTCGTCGGCCTGATCCACGAGATCCGGGCGCGCTTCCCCGACCTGGACCCGGCGGCCGTCGACGACATCGTCCTCGGCGTCGTGGGCCCCGTCGGCGACCAGGGCTCCGACATCGCGCGCATCGCGGCCATCGCCGCAGGGCTTCCGGACACCGTCGCGGGCGTCCAGGAGAACCGCTTCTGCGCCTCGGGTCTCGAAGCGGTCAACATGGCTGCGATGAAGGTGCGTTCGGGCTGGGAGGACCTGGTCCTGGCGGGCGGCGTCGAGTCGATGTCGCGCGTCCCGATGGCCTCGGACGGCGGCGCCTGGTTCGCGGACCCGATGACCAACTACGAGACGGGCTTCGTGCCGCAGGGCATCGGCGCCGACCTGATCGCCACCGTCGAGGGCTACTCGCGGCGCGACGTCGACGAGTACGCGGCCCTGTCCCAGGAGCGCGCCGCGGCCGCCTGGAAGGACAACCGCTTCGAGAAGTCCGTCGTGCCGGTGAAGGACCGCAGCGGTCTGGTCGTCCTGGACCACGACGAGTACATGCGCCCCGGCACCACCGCCGACTCGCTCGCCAAGCTGAAGCCGTCCTTCAAGGACATCGGCGACCTCGGCGGCTTCGACGCGGTGGCGCTCCAGAAGTACCACTGGGTCGAGAAGATCGACCACGTCCACCACGCGGGCAACTCCTCCGGCATCGTGGACGGCGCCGCGCTCGTGGCCATCGGCACCAAGGAGGTCGGCGAGCGGTACGGCCTCGCGCCGCGTGCCCGGATCGTCTCCGCGGCGGTCTCCGGCTCCGAGCCGACCATCATGCTCACCGGGCCCGCGCCTGCCGCGCGCAAGGCGCTCGCCAAGGCGGGTCTGACCATCGACGACATCGACCTCGTCGAGATCAACGAAGCGTTCGCGGCCGTGGTGCTGCGCTTCGTCAAGGACATGGGCCTGTCCTTGGACAAGGTCAACGTCAACGGCGGCGCGATTGCGTTGGGGCATCCCTTGGGCGCGACCGGGGCGATGATCCTGGGCACGCTGGTGGACGAGCTGGAGCGGCGTGACCTGCGGTACGGGCTCGCCACGTTGTGCGTCGGCGGAGGCATGGGTATCGCCACGATCGTGGAGCGGGTCTCCGGCTGA
- a CDS encoding endonuclease V has protein sequence MTTHTATPSHVPADWPTDEPSARAVQDGLRARVVLDEEGPRPGTGHVTGVDVAYDDERDIVAAAVVVLDAATLGVVEEATAVGRVAFQYVPGLLAFREIPTVLAALGALEADPGLVVCDGYGIAHPRRFGLASHLGVLTGLPTIGVAKNPFTFTYEAPGAPRGSAAPLLDGAEEIGRALRTREDVKPVFVSVGHRVSLDNACAHTLRLTPRYRLPESTRRADALCRAALREATGAAPGPAAATASPPPGT, from the coding sequence ATGACGACGCACACCGCAACCCCCTCCCACGTCCCCGCCGACTGGCCCACGGACGAGCCGTCCGCCCGCGCCGTCCAGGACGGACTCCGCGCCCGGGTCGTGCTCGACGAAGAGGGGCCGCGGCCGGGGACGGGGCACGTCACGGGGGTCGACGTCGCCTACGACGACGAGCGCGACATCGTCGCCGCCGCGGTCGTCGTCCTGGACGCCGCCACACTCGGCGTCGTCGAGGAGGCGACCGCGGTGGGCCGCGTGGCCTTCCAGTACGTGCCGGGCCTGCTCGCCTTCCGCGAGATCCCCACCGTCCTCGCCGCCCTGGGGGCGCTCGAAGCCGATCCGGGCCTCGTCGTCTGCGACGGCTACGGCATCGCGCACCCCCGCCGGTTCGGCCTCGCGAGCCACCTCGGCGTCCTCACGGGACTCCCCACGATCGGCGTGGCCAAGAACCCCTTCACGTTCACGTACGAGGCGCCCGGCGCACCGCGGGGCAGCGCGGCCCCCCTGCTCGACGGAGCGGAGGAGATCGGCCGGGCCCTGCGCACCCGCGAGGACGTCAAGCCGGTCTTCGTCTCCGTCGGGCACCGCGTGAGCCTGGACAACGCCTGCGCCCACACGCTCCGCCTGACGCCGCGCTACCGCCTTCCGGAGTCGACGCGCCGCGCGGACGCCCTGTGCCGCGCGGCCCTGCGCGAGGCGACCGGCGCGGCACCTGGCCCAGCGGCGGCTACCGCGTCGCCGCCACCCGGAACCTGA
- a CDS encoding acyl-CoA dehydrogenase family protein, producing the protein MKRQIFTAEHEAFRETVRTFLAKEVLPHYEQWEKDGIVSRDAWRAAGKQGLLGLAVPEEYGGGGNDDFRYSAVLAEEFTRAGASGLALGLHNDIIGPYLTSLATEEQKRRWLPGFCSGETITAIAMTEPGAGSDLQGIRTTATDQGDHWLLNGSKTFISNGILADLVVVVAKTSPEGGAKGLSLLVVERGTDGFERGRNLDKIGQKAQDTAELFFNDVRVPKENLLGDLDGAFIHLMTNLAQERMGIAVAGIAAAEHLLEITTTYVKEREAFGRPLSKLQHIRFEIAEMATECAVTRTFLDRCIVDHSNGELDAVHASMAKWWATELQKRVADRCLQLHGGYGYMTEYRVAKAFTDGRIQTIYGGTTEIMKEIIGRSLLA; encoded by the coding sequence GTGAAGCGACAGATCTTTACCGCCGAACACGAGGCGTTCCGCGAGACCGTCCGCACCTTCCTGGCCAAGGAGGTGCTGCCCCACTACGAACAGTGGGAGAAGGACGGGATCGTCAGCCGTGACGCCTGGCGCGCCGCGGGCAAGCAGGGGCTGCTCGGGCTCGCCGTGCCCGAGGAGTACGGAGGCGGCGGGAACGACGACTTCCGCTACAGCGCCGTCCTCGCCGAGGAGTTCACGCGCGCGGGAGCCTCCGGGCTCGCACTCGGCCTGCACAACGACATCATCGGCCCGTACCTGACCTCCCTGGCCACCGAGGAGCAGAAGCGGCGCTGGCTGCCCGGCTTCTGCTCCGGCGAGACCATCACGGCCATCGCGATGACCGAGCCGGGCGCGGGCTCCGACCTCCAGGGCATCCGCACCACCGCCACGGACCAGGGCGATCACTGGCTGCTCAACGGCTCCAAGACGTTCATCTCGAACGGCATCCTGGCCGACCTCGTGGTCGTCGTCGCCAAGACATCCCCGGAGGGCGGCGCCAAGGGCCTGTCCCTCCTGGTCGTCGAGCGCGGCACGGACGGCTTCGAGCGGGGCCGCAACCTCGACAAGATCGGCCAGAAGGCCCAGGACACCGCCGAGCTGTTCTTCAACGACGTACGCGTCCCCAAGGAGAACCTCCTCGGCGACCTCGACGGCGCCTTCATCCACCTGATGACGAACCTCGCGCAGGAGCGCATGGGCATCGCCGTCGCGGGGATCGCCGCCGCCGAGCACCTCCTGGAGATCACCACGACGTACGTCAAGGAGCGCGAGGCCTTCGGGCGTCCGCTCTCCAAGCTCCAGCACATCCGCTTCGAGATCGCCGAGATGGCGACCGAGTGCGCGGTCACCCGTACGTTCCTCGACCGCTGCATCGTGGATCACTCGAACGGGGAACTCGACGCCGTGCACGCGTCGATGGCCAAGTGGTGGGCGACCGAGCTGCAAAAACGTGTCGCCGACCGCTGCCTGCAACTGCACGGAGGCTACGGCTACATGACCGAGTACCGCGTCGCCAAGGCCTTCACCGACGGCCGCATCCAGACGATCTACGGAGGTACGACCGAGATCATGAAGGAGATCATCGGCCGCTCCCTGCTCGCCTGA
- a CDS encoding DUF523 domain-containing protein, with protein MDSVLVSACLRGVPCRFDGRDNESPEHDVLDGTARVVDDTGQDVTAAFVVAGDGVTAALFQRNGISARAAPGV; from the coding sequence ATGGATTCCGTACTGGTCAGCGCGTGTCTACGCGGGGTGCCCTGCCGGTTCGACGGCCGCGACAACGAGTCACCCGAACACGACGTGCTCGACGGGACGGCCCGTGTCGTCGACGACACGGGACAGGATGTGACGGCCGCATTCGTGGTGGCGGGCGACGGAGTGACCGCAGCACTGTTCCAGCGGAACGGGATCAGCGCGCGGGCGGCGCCGGGGGTGTGA